In the Agelaius phoeniceus isolate bAgePho1 chromosome 11, bAgePho1.hap1, whole genome shotgun sequence genome, one interval contains:
- the ARIH2 gene encoding E3 ubiquitin-protein ligase ARIH2 isoform X2, protein MVHSSHHCAVCMQFVRKENLLSLACQHQFCRSCWEQHCTVLVKDGVGVGVSCMAQDCLLRTPEDFVFPLLPSEELKDKYRRYLFRDYVESHYQLQLCPGADCPMVIQVQEPKARRVQCNRCNEVFCFKCRQMYHAPTDCATIRKWLTKCADDSETANYISAHTKDCPKCNICIEKNGGCNHMQCSKCKHDFCWMCLGDWKTHGSEYYECSRYKENPDIVNQSQQAQAREALKKYLFYFERWENHNKSLQLEAQTYQRIQEKIQERVMNNLGTWIDWQYLQNAAKLLAKCRYTLQYTYPYAYYMESGPRKKLFEYQQAQLEAEIENLSWKVERADSYDRGDLENQMHIAEQRRRTLLKDFHDT, encoded by the exons ATGGTACATTCCTCCCACCACTGCGCCGTGTGCATGCAGTTTGTCCGGAAGGAGAACTTGCTCTCCCTGGCCTGTCAGCACCAGTTCTGCcgcagctgctgggagcagcactgtACAGTGCTCGTCAAGGATGGCGTTGGAGTCG GGGTGTCCTGCATGGCTCAGGACTGTCTACTCCGGACACCAGAAGACTTTGTGTTTCCATTGCTGCCTAGTGAAGAGCTGAAAGACAAATACAGGCGCTACCTCTTCAGGGACTATGTGGAG AGCCATtaccagctgcagctgtgccctggtgcAGATTGCCCTATGGTCATACAGGTACAAGAGCCAAAGGCCCGGCGAGTGCAGTGCAATCGTTGCAATGAGGTCTTCTG CTTTAAGTGTCGGCAGATGTACCACGCACCCACAGACTGCGCTACCATTCGGAAATGGCTCACCAAGTGTGCAGATGACTCTGAAACAGCCAACTACATCAGTGCTCACACTAAAGAT TGTCCCAAGTGCAATATCTGTATTGAAAAGAACGGAGGCTGCAATCACATG CAATGTTCCAAATGCAAGCATG ACTTCTGCTGGATGTGTCTGGGAGACTGGAAGACTCATGGCAGCGAGTACTACGAATGCAGTCGGTACAAAGAGAATCCTGATATTGTAAACCAGAGTCAGCAAGCACAGGCCAGGGAGGCCCTTAAGAAGTACTTGTTCTATTTTGAGAGG TGGGAGAATCACAATAAAAGCCTACAGCTGGAGGCACAGACATACCAACGAATCCAGGAGAAAATCCAAGAAAGAGTTATGAACAACTTGGGAACATGGATAGATTGGCAATACCTACAGAATGCTGCGAAACTACTTGCAAAG TGTCGTTACACCCTGCAGTACACATATCCCTATGCCTACTACATGGAGTCTGGTCCCAGAAAGAAGCTG TTTGAATACCAGCAGGCCCAGCTGGAAGCTGAAATTGAAAATCTCTCATGGAAGGTGGAGCGAGCAGACAGCTATGACAGAGGG GACTTAGAGAATCAGATGCACATAGCAGAGCAGAGACGGAGGACCCTGCTGAAAGACTTCCATGACACATAA